CGAAATTGAGCAGCACGAACACCACGCTGACTAACGCCAGCAGAATTTTGCCCCGAGTGGCATGGCGCTGAACCCAAGCCCAATACAAAGGCAGATTCGCGAGCAGCGTCAGCGCGCTGAGCCCCTTGAAACCGACGATCTCGGCCCATTGAAAAACCGGCACGCCCGCACCGTACCACGAATACCCGAAATTCCAGTCGAACAGGGTCAGTGAATAAGCTTCGCAAAGCGTCGTAATGAGTGCCATCAGCGCGAGCGAAAGCTGTTCGCTCCAGCCGAAACGGTTCCTGCCCCAAAACCAGAGGCCTCCCGCCAACGGCACGAACAAATGCGCGAGCAAGGCGTACAATAGCATCCCGGCAACCGCCAAAGGCCAGGGCAAATGCGCGAACTCATGCAATAGATAGGCGACCCAGTTGAAACCGATCAGCGTGAAGACGAAGGCGGTTAACAGGCCGCCAAGAAGCACCGGCTTGAGGGAAGTCTGGCCGCTCCAGAAGCGCCATAACGGCACGAAACAAAATAAAGCGGCCCAGGGAGGAAACGGAATGTAGCTGGTACCGATCAAAATGCCGGATAATACAGGCAACAGCCAAGGCGCATGGCGCGCGGCGGTAAGGTTTTTCATAGGAGTGGCGGAATATTTCGGACCGGCTTCGGGGCGCCGATATTTTACCGGATATTTCCCACGCGTGGCGGGATGATTTCTTGATTTGTGCCGGGAGCCCTTACGGCAACAACTTTTAGGACGACAGATGCAGAATAAAATTTACCGGATCATCACCTCGCTGCTGCTGAGTTTATGCCTGCTCGGCCCCACCGCCGCCGCGGCGGCACCCGCCGACCCGCTCGAAGCCTGGAAATCGCCGGGCTATCTGCTGAACAGCTTTATCAAAATCGCGATGTTCAACGAATATTCGGCCCAACCGATGGGCATCCGCAAGTGGACGGGGCCGATCGGCTATTATTTTGTGCACCGGGTCGGCGATCGGGATCTGCACGAGAGATTGGCCCGGATGCACATCGATCAGCTCGCCGAAATTACCGGCCTGACGATGGAGCCGGCCAAAACGCCGGCAACGGCCAATCTGCTAATCATCTTTTCGACCGAGATGCAGTTGCGGAACGACCTGCTGCAGGATTTCGGCATCCGCTCCAAACCGCAAAGAGAGGCGCTGTTCCG
The genomic region above belongs to Methylomicrobium agile and contains:
- a CDS encoding DUF2927 domain-containing protein, which gives rise to MQNKIYRIITSLLLSLCLLGPTAAAAAPADPLEAWKSPGYLLNSFIKIAMFNEYSAQPMGIRKWTGPIGYYFVHRVGDRDLHERLARMHIDQLAEITGLTMEPAKTPATANLLIIFSTEMQLRNDLLQDFGIRSKPQREALFRDSVCLGHFAPAKNGAIVRGVVLIPVDRAYAHAKLVDCIVEEITQVLGLPNDSDKVFPSIFNDKSVNTLLSGLDYLLLKMLYDPRIKPGMNIQEAAPILKTIANEFERNGWIRNADANVRTGGLYGLLYGGAGGLL